Proteins encoded by one window of Filimonas effusa:
- a CDS encoding sensor histidine kinase, with product MEKGALYDTASINKALQRGAMIRTSNPDSSYRYFNQALKGSYAINYDHGVVSSFTEIGKWYYNRNLSLAIRNARKALEEYQLRKLSDNTLKNQAYLLLAKSYDASAVLDSAAYYYYHINEEIEKGNIKDPGLEIQLYSTLAVFWLNNSSYVDVEYAQPVKYFISKAQQALTRLPAKPGTYAELYRLQALYYCSIANFDSARYFFNKNLQLLANNPGYSPNLPIILLNLSNSYIMEKRPAEAKFYIDSVMRLNHAHLLEERLQITANLQLAMVYYQQKKYANCISVLDDTWRRFDMNFLNKDVIDAYKIYGDSYEALGLTDKAIACKNKYIELYDSFATRDKLNMMSKIESRYRLSEKDKKLAEQNLQISKAENNARQKSLWVIAISLLAIVGFIISALWLRANRHKQRLLAYRFEKQMEISRLTYTIAGEEKERNRIARELHDGIGGLLAAAKINLDLVKKEYHFNNESNFIEVMQLVDQAASDLRKTAHNMMPEILMQDGLVKALEQFCNSIASKNTTHIYFEVIGTNIKLKSELELSLYRIVQELVHNIIKHSRATEAFIQISFSEDELNISVEDNGIGISSENKKGLGIKSIQDRVKALNGNISIESGYARGTNIYINIALQKENIETI from the coding sequence TTGGAAAAGGGGGCATTGTATGATACAGCCTCTATCAATAAAGCGCTTCAGCGGGGAGCTATGATCCGGACCTCAAACCCTGACAGCTCCTACCGGTATTTTAACCAGGCGCTAAAAGGGAGCTATGCGATCAATTATGACCATGGCGTAGTATCATCCTTTACAGAAATAGGAAAATGGTATTATAACCGGAACCTTTCACTGGCCATCCGGAATGCCCGGAAGGCACTGGAGGAGTATCAACTGAGAAAATTATCGGATAACACTTTGAAGAATCAGGCCTACCTGCTATTGGCCAAATCCTATGATGCCAGCGCGGTCCTCGATTCAGCCGCTTATTACTACTATCATATCAATGAAGAAATAGAAAAAGGTAACATCAAAGACCCGGGGCTCGAAATACAACTGTATTCTACCCTTGCTGTATTCTGGCTTAATAACAGCAGTTATGTGGATGTAGAATACGCCCAGCCTGTAAAGTATTTTATCAGTAAGGCGCAGCAAGCCTTAACAAGGCTACCTGCCAAACCCGGGACCTATGCAGAGCTGTACCGGTTACAAGCCCTTTATTATTGCAGCATCGCAAACTTTGATTCTGCACGCTATTTTTTCAATAAGAACCTTCAACTACTGGCCAACAACCCGGGCTACTCACCCAACCTGCCAATTATATTGCTGAACCTTAGCAATTCGTATATCATGGAGAAACGCCCCGCTGAGGCAAAGTTTTACATAGATAGTGTTATGCGGTTAAACCATGCTCACTTACTTGAAGAACGGCTTCAGATCACAGCTAATCTACAGCTTGCCATGGTGTATTACCAACAGAAAAAATATGCAAACTGTATTTCAGTGCTTGATGATACCTGGCGGCGATTTGATATGAATTTTCTGAACAAAGACGTTATTGATGCCTATAAGATCTATGGAGATTCGTACGAAGCACTAGGGCTTACAGATAAAGCTATCGCCTGTAAGAATAAGTATATTGAACTGTATGATTCCTTTGCAACAAGGGACAAGCTGAATATGATGTCGAAAATCGAAAGCCGTTATCGTTTATCGGAAAAAGACAAAAAGCTGGCGGAGCAGAATCTTCAGATATCGAAAGCGGAGAATAACGCCCGGCAGAAAAGCCTTTGGGTCATTGCAATTTCACTTCTTGCTATTGTAGGATTTATTATATCGGCCCTGTGGCTGCGTGCTAACCGCCACAAGCAAAGACTTCTGGCCTACCGCTTCGAGAAGCAAATGGAAATAAGCCGTTTAACATACACCATAGCAGGTGAAGAAAAAGAGCGGAACAGGATTGCACGCGAATTGCATGACGGCATTGGCGGATTGCTGGCAGCAGCCAAAATAAATCTTGACCTGGTAAAGAAGGAATATCATTTCAACAATGAATCAAATTTCATCGAGGTAATGCAGCTGGTAGATCAGGCAGCTTCGGACCTGCGCAAGACAGCGCATAATATGATGCCCGAAATATTGATGCAGGATGGGCTCGTAAAAGCATTGGAGCAGTTTTGCAATAGTATTGCCAGTAAAAACACTACCCATATCTATTTTGAAGTAATAGGCACTAATATTAAGTTAAAATCGGAGCTCGAACTATCGCTATATCGCATTGTGCAGGAGCTGGTCCATAATATTATAAAGCATTCCCGGGCTACTGAGGCATTTATACAGATCAGTTTTTCGGAGGACGAACTTAATATTTCGGTCGAAGACAACGGCATCGGCATATCTTCGGAAAACAAAAAAGGGCTCGGGATCAAAAGCATACAGGACCGGGTAAAGGCACTCAACGGAAATATCAGTATTGAAAGCGGATATGCACGTGGTACAAACATTTATATTAATATAGCGCTGCAAAAAGAAAACATTGAAACAATATGA
- a CDS encoding response regulator transcription factor, giving the protein MIKVSIADDHEIVLSGLQKILADVNDITVTALYTNGDALLEGLVTNKPDVLILDIQMPGKKGTELAPIIKKKYPSVKIIVLSNVEIMAQIKRMLQMGCMGYLLKNTDSETFIKAIRTVYGGEQFLHEEVRKQMVNSLFTPSHYVKITRREKEILQMIADELTTQEIADKLFLSTHTVDNHRNNLLQKLNVRNTAGLMKKAVEEGLI; this is encoded by the coding sequence ATGATCAAAGTAAGCATTGCAGACGACCACGAAATAGTACTAAGCGGGTTGCAAAAAATACTGGCAGACGTGAACGACATCACGGTCACCGCCTTATACACTAACGGAGACGCTTTGCTGGAAGGCCTCGTCACCAATAAACCCGATGTACTTATACTGGATATCCAGATGCCTGGAAAAAAAGGAACAGAATTAGCCCCCATCATCAAAAAGAAATATCCTTCTGTAAAGATCATCGTATTGTCGAATGTCGAAATTATGGCGCAGATAAAAAGGATGCTTCAAATGGGATGTATGGGCTATCTGCTTAAGAATACAGATTCGGAGACTTTTATTAAAGCCATCCGTACGGTGTACGGAGGAGAACAGTTCTTACATGAGGAAGTAAGAAAACAGATGGTCAATAGTTTATTCACCCCTTCCCACTACGTGAAAATAACCCGGAGGGAAAAGGAGATCCTCCAAATGATCGCAGACGAACTTACCACCCAGGAAATTGCAGACAAACTATTCTTAAGTACGCATACAGTAGATAATCACCGGAATAATCTGTTACAGAAGCTGAACGTAAGAAATACGGCAGGGCTTATGAAGAAAGCGGTAGAAGAAGGACTGATATAA
- a CDS encoding PorP/SprF family type IX secretion system membrane protein produces the protein MKNKILYTILLVGSLVCARSSNAQSYFNNPISQYFQNRFLWNAAYAGANNYAHLYQLMNKSWIGFDGAPSLFMMTGDMRFGANSGAGLQVISDKSGLLRRTTGRLAYSYVVKMDEQQRLRLGIAASMYRERLDESAYINNQGQVDPNVKTFNDKGWTADGDFGAVYEYEQFSIGASATNLRKIFSKDENRLSDIQLFQFNAAYNFILEGDMSIQPLASFKRFSNNDNIFTGGAQFNYEKVFHASLLYQTTGSVQAGIGVPVKEMGEVNFFYGGNNRRGYGKQYEVALSIHIK, from the coding sequence ATGAAAAATAAGATTTTATATACAATATTGTTGGTGGGTAGCCTTGTTTGCGCCCGCTCTTCAAATGCACAATCCTATTTTAATAATCCTATCAGCCAGTATTTCCAGAACCGCTTTTTGTGGAATGCAGCTTATGCCGGTGCCAATAACTATGCGCATCTTTATCAGCTGATGAACAAGAGCTGGATTGGTTTTGACGGGGCACCATCCTTGTTCATGATGACGGGTGATATGCGCTTTGGAGCAAACTCTGGTGCAGGCCTTCAGGTGATTTCCGACAAAAGCGGTCTCCTGCGTCGTACAACAGGCAGGCTGGCTTACTCCTATGTAGTAAAAATGGATGAGCAGCAGCGTTTAAGGCTGGGTATTGCTGCCAGCATGTATCGCGAGCGCCTTGATGAGTCTGCTTATATTAATAATCAAGGGCAGGTTGATCCGAATGTGAAAACTTTTAATGATAAGGGGTGGACTGCGGACGGTGATTTTGGTGCGGTATATGAATATGAGCAGTTTTCAATAGGTGCTTCTGCTACCAACCTTAGGAAGATATTTTCCAAGGATGAAAACAGGTTGTCCGATATCCAGCTGTTTCAGTTCAATGCTGCTTACAATTTTATATTGGAAGGTGATATGTCTATTCAACCTTTAGCTTCTTTTAAACGTTTTTCCAACAATGATAACATCTTTACCGGTGGAGCACAGTTTAATTATGAAAAAGTGTTTCATGCCTCCTTGCTTTATCAAACAACTGGCAGCGTTCAGGCTGGTATAGGTGTACCGGTGAAGGAAATGGGTGAAGTTAACTTCTTCTATGGCGGTAATAATCGTCGTGGTTACGGTAAACAATATGAAGTGGCATTAAGTATTCACATTAAATAG